The DNA sequence GGTTTATGTGAAAGTACAAAATATCAAAGATGTTGATGCTTTTTTTAAAGTAGTTGATGAATGCAAAGGAACTATTGAGTTAGTTTCTCCTGAAGGTGATAGAGTCAATCTAAAGAGTAAGCTTACACAGTATCTATCTATGGCTAATATCTTTTCAAACGGCTATATCAAGGAGCTTGACTTAGTTGCCCATGATAAAGAGGATGTAGAAAGACTTATAAAGTTTATGTATCAGGGTGAATAAAATATTTACCAAAATGGAGTTGTTGTAATATGGATATGTGTAATGTCTATATGTCAGCAACTCTATTTTAAAAAGATATATTACATAATAAAACTATAAAGGGTGGGTTGAAAATCAACCCACCCAAAATATATAAACTAAATCTGTTTAGTATATACATATACCATATTCGTCTACATAATATCCATCAGGTGTAATAGTATTAAATAATACTCCATATGATGGGTCTAAATAATACCAATTACCGCTTGATTTCACCCATCCGGTTCTCATACTGTAATCAGAGTCAAAATAATACCATTTACCATCTATTTTCTCCCAACCATTAACAGCATAGCCCCAATAATTGAAGTAGTACCATGATCCATTAACCTTTACCCATTTATTCCATGGATAGCTACCATCTGAATATTCAAGCCACCAGCCATAACCATCGTATCTCCATGTTACTGTATTATTTTGTTTCTTGTTATTTGTATTACCTGTATTATTTGTATTACTTGTATTACTTGTATTTGAAGTGTTCCCCGTATTTTTCTGAGATTGCTGTGCTTCATCCCAGGATGACTTGGTTTTTAATCTCCATTTCTGGTCTGCACCGGAATCAGAATCTCTCTGTACTACATTTCTATCTGATGTTACTGACAGTGCTTTCCCGGAGGCTTTACATATCAATCTGTACCATCCATCCCCATCACTAACTATGTACCAATTTGCAGTACCATCATTCACATAATCCCATGCCCACACATTCTTATTATTTTCTCTTGCTGCTGCACCATCTCCACTTACATTTACACCTTTACCTGTATGCATAGATATAAGCTTAAATGAACCATCAGAAAGTTTTTCTATTCTCCACATTTGACGATATAGTCCGGAATTATCTGTAATATTTACATTAGCTCCATTTTTTGT is a window from the Lachnoanaerobaculum umeaense genome containing:
- a CDS encoding polya polymerase yields the protein MKVQNIKDVDAFFKVVDECKGTIELVSPEGDRVNLKSKLTQYLSMANIFSNGYIKELDLVAHDKEDVERLIKFMYQGE
- a CDS encoding RICIN domain-containing protein, which gives rise to MKFSTSILLGLSVSALMSIPTFAAPTTVQPTREAAVEWVKSKIGTAIDYDKAYGAQCVDLIKGYSNELWNYYSLSGNARDYVSNQLPDDWARYSPGQATPEPGDIVVFGGGQFGVSSYGHIGIVYNVDSSKYYYIDYSGTYSGSPGEMRSAALGRYTALIKPSFASSVSGLSSASEISNGEYFFENAAGGVLTIDDYTKNGANVNITDNSGLYRQMWRIEKLSDGSFKLISMHTGKGVNVSGDGAAARENNKNVWAWDYVNDGTANWYIVSDGDGWYRLICKASGKALSVTSDRNVVQRDSDSGADQKWRLKTKSSWDEAQQSQKNTGNTSNTSNTSNTNNTGNTNNKKQNNTVTWRYDGYGWWLEYSDGSYPWNKWVKVNGSWYYFNYWGYAVNGWEKIDGKWYYFDSDYSMRTGWVKSSGNWYYLDPSYGVLFNTITPDGYYVDEYGICIY